In Anomaloglossus baeobatrachus isolate aAnoBae1 chromosome 10, aAnoBae1.hap1, whole genome shotgun sequence, the genomic window ATCGTTCCCCATAGGATATGGGATAACCTACTGACTCCTGGGGATTCGACCATTGGGACCCTCAACGATCCTGAAAACAGAACTCTGTCTCTATAGGATAACCTACTGATTGCTGAGGATTTGACTGTTGGGACCCCCAGTGATCCTGAAAACAGGACTCTCTGTAGGATAACCTACTGACTGCTGGAAATTTGACAATTGGGACCCCAAGTAATCTTGAGAGCAGGACTTTCTCTCTATAGCATAACCTACTGACTGCTGGTGATTCGACCATTGGGACCCTCAACGATCCTGAAAGCTGGACTCTGTCTCTATAAGATAACCTATTGACTGCTGGGGTTTTGACGGTTGGAACTCCAAGTAATCCTAAGAGTGGGACTCTTTCTCTATAGGATAACCTACTGACTGCTGGGTATTTGAACGTTAGGACCCCCTTCCGTGAGCCTGAAAGCAGGACTCTGTCTCTATAGCATAACCTACTGACTGCTTCGGATTCAACCATTGGGACCCTCCACGATCCTGAAAGCTGGACTCTGTCTCTATAGGATAACCTACTGACTTACTGACTGCTGGGGATTTGTTGGTTGGGACCCCAAGTAATTCTAAGAGTGGGACTCTGTCTCTATAGGATAACCTACTGACTGCTTCGGATTCGACCATTGGGACCCTCCACGATCCTGAAAGCTGGACTCTGTTTCTATAGGATAACCTACTGACTTACTGACTGCTGGGGATTTGAACATTAGGACCCCCTTCCGTGAGCCTGAAAGCAGGACTCTGTCTCTATAGGATAACCTACTGACTGCTATGGATTCGACCATTGGGACCCTCCACGACCCTGAAAGCTGGACTCTGTTTCTATAGGATAACCTACTGACTGCTGGGGATTTGTCGGTTGGGACCCCAACTAACCCTGAGAGCGGGACTTTGTCTCTATAGGATAACTTACTGACTGCTGGGGATTTGTGTGTTTAGAACCCAACCAGTGATCATGAAAGTAGGACTCTGTCTCTGTAGGATAACCTAGTGACTGCAGGGGATTTGACTATTGGGACCCCCCAGTGATCCTCAGAGCAGGACTCTGTCTCTATAGGATAACCTACTGACTGCTGGGGATTTGAGCGTTTGGGAACCCCCGAGGGATCCTGAGAGGAAGACTGTTTCTCTGTAGGATAACCTATGACTTGTGGGAATTCGACCATTGGGAATCCACAGTGATCATGTACTTAGGACTCTGTCTCTACAGGATAACCTACTGACTGCTGGAGATTTGATAGTTGGGATCCCCAGTAATCCTTCGAGTGGGATTCCGGAACACAGAATTTGGCTCCGCAGATCCTCTTGGTGAACAGAACAATCTCTGCTCCGTTCATTGTCTATGAGACAGCAGGAGAAACCGAAGTACTGTGGTCCTCCATCAATCAGTAAGTCATCCCATAGCCTAATGTTAAAGGATACCTTCAAATTTTGGGAATAATGAGATTTTTCTAAAGATAAGTGAGAATCTATATCAATATAATTTGATACATTCAAACACTATCCAAGCACTTTCCTTTATTTGGCAACATTTTGTATATGAAATGACGTATTTTCAGCTGATAATTCCGACGGCAGGTAAGAATAGAGCTACTGTATTTTTCTACAACTGCATTAATACAAATCCCAAGCAGTCACCAGCTTTCTCTTCCCGCTGGAAACCTCCCGGGGTGAATATCCAACATGGATTCACATTTTATGACCATGGCAAACCATACACTGATAAAGTCATGGACCACTCTAAACACTACTCTGGAAGGAATAGGAGAGATACCCTGTCTCTCCTCtgtatatatctataatatatatataaaaactcggAAATGAGATTTCCAATATCATTTTATTCTTTGGTTCATATTTGTGTTTCCCTGGTTGCCAGGGGAACTTTAACGTAGACCAGATGCAGAAGCATCACGTCAGAACTTATAGAATAAGAAAGTTAGTTCTCCAGTGCATCTTATTGGAAATACAATACCCACCTTCATCTCACAGCtgaaacagctgtctacagatggaaGTCTTTTGCTTTGGTACAAATCTGTAATTTGGCTAAATGTTGTAAGTCAAAACATAAGGTTTGAACATTGACCTAAAGGATGTCTACCTCCAAGAGGTGGCACAAGAAAGCCAGCTTTCTTCTCCTTGGAGGAAAGTTTATTTGCATACCATTTTCTTATGGTCTCCCTACATTAGCTGGTGGACTCTATAACTACCTAGTAGACCTTCATCAAAAATCGCTCATCCAGCCAATCAACACCCTATTCCGCACTGACGAAGGGCATGAACACTGCCCTGAAACAGCTGACTACAGATGAAGGTCTTCTGCTTTGGGACAAATCTGTGATTTGGCTAAATGTCTCAAGTCAAAAGATAAGGGCTGGTCATTGACCTAAAGGAtgtctacctccaataggtggcacgagAAAGCCAGCTTTCTTCTTGGAGGAGCGTTTATTTGCATACCATTTTCTTAAGGTCTCCCTATATTACTGGTGGTCTCTATAACTGCCTAGACCTGCATGAAAAATTGCTCATTTAGGCATCCAATTCCCTATTCTGCACAGATGAAGGGCAtgaaccctgaaacagctgtctacagatggagTTCTTGTGCTTTGGAATGAATCGCTGATTTGGCTAAATATCGCAAGTCAAAACATAAGGGTTGGTCATTGATCTAAAGCATGTTTACCTCCAAGAGGTGGCACAAGAAAGCCAGCTTTCTTCTTCTTGGAGGAGAGTGTATTTAAGGTCTACCTACATTAGCTGGCGGACTCTATAACTACCTAGTAGACCTTCATCAAAAATCACTCATCCAGCCAACCAATACCCTATTCTGCACTGACGAGAGGCAtaaaccctgaaacagctgtctgtagatAGAGGTTTTTTACTTTTTAGAGAGGACTATGATTTAACCAAATATCCTATGTTTTGTGGTAAGGTTTATTAATGGAAATTCACTGGCTTGGTGGACATAATcaatattaaaatataactttattGTTGAAGACTTCTACAATGTTGGAGACCTACAAGACTTCTAGAAGTCTTATAGGTCTCCAACAGTGAAGGTTTATTAGTGGGTCCCACATTGACCGAAAGAGTGgctacctccaatatttggcacaaGAGATAGACCAGCACTTTTGATAAATATTATTACCAATCTGCAAAACCTGTCTACTGTGCTTTGTCTACTGAATTTCTTTTTTTTGTTCATGCTTTGTAAAGCAAGAATTCAGGCCAACCTTATCTTCTCTAGTGACCTTCACATTTCCTCCTTTTAAAATTCCTTTATAAAAATGAAACTTATAATTGTACAATAAAAAAAGAAAGCCAGCTATGTCTTCCTTGGAGAAGAGTTTATTTTGAACATCTTCTAACGAGGGAGTTTTGTCTGGCCTATAAGTCTCCATGGACTAACTAGCGGTCTCCAAAAGGAGAAACATTACTGCCTAAACTTTCATCAAAAGCCACTTATCCAGCCAACGAGTACCATACTTTCCACTGGCAAGGGGCGAAAACCCTAAAACAGCTGTCTGCAAATAAAggtcttttttttggggggagaaGACTTGGTTTGGTCAAATATCCTACATCAAGTGGTAAGGTTCCTTAATGGGTTTGACTTGACCTAATGGGTGGCTACCTCCCATAGGTGGAACAAGAAAGCCTGCTTTCTTCCTTCTGTAGGAAACTTTATTTGCATACCTTTTTCCATAGGAAGCATTGTTTGGCCTATGAGTCTCCATACATTAGTTGGTGGTCTCTATAACGAAAAACAATAATGTCTAGACCTTCACCAAAGGCCACTCATCCAGCCAACGAGtatcctgctctgcactgatgaagGGCACGAGCCCTGACACAGTTGTCTATAGATAATGTCTTTTCATTTTAGAGAAGACTTTCATTTAATAAATATGGTAAGTCATTGACTTATACGGTGGTTACTTCCAATTGGTAGCACTAAAGAACCAGCTTTCTTACTCTTCAACGAGAACTAATACTTTTTTCCCTAGGTTTCATTGTCTGGCGTATATGTTTTTCTGTGCCAGCCTTGTGGTCTCCTCAAGGAGAAACAGTACCGTCTTAACGAATAGAAACATCCCAGGAATTTTAATCCAGTTAATATAGTGCAAGGGATTGTCTTGACGGCTAAACTAAAACCAGTGGAAACTACATAGAATTTATATATTACATGTGATTATTTTGCAAACTATGGCAATAATGCATGGGCAGACAGGGACAAaagagggctcctgtgcaagaatagTCTATGGACCCTTTAAAGTCCTACTGTGATAGAAGCAGTTTGTTTTGGAGGTTGAAGGGGACCTCTTACCTCTTCGGCCCCTGTGTGCAGGTTGCACCAATGCACCACCTTTGCAATAATAAAAGCATGTCTATTTACACGCATTATTAAAATGCATCAGGACCAGTGTGACGATAAAACGACAGCGGAAATCTCATTTAGCCATCGGACTTGTATACACGCAAAGATAAGTGACTTgtgccctccccctctctcctgtatacatatatacacacatcgaTCAGTGACTGCGGTGTCTCATTTGTATATACAGAGAGTCATGATTGAGAGCAGACCCCCGAGCGCTCTCCCACATGCATATAGTGTAAACCGGGTGGCAGGGATCAAGTCTTCCTGCTACGGTAATATTTGCTGACGGGTCATGGCATCTGCCCGATTAGGTAGCAGACCCAATACTAGTCTTTATATACAGCAATCAGTGAATGGAAAGAGATGTTGTAATGCATGAGCTAtctcacacctgtctatataaagaGGTTAATGACTGGGGGCAGAAACTAAGCTGTCGCTGGTCTGTACATATACAGAACCTAAACCTGATCCCATTTGTCTGTATCAAAGTATCCTGAAATATGTTAGAAATACTGCAATGCtgacatattaaaaaaaaatataaaaatcaaaaattttattaaatattcaaaaattaTTAAAAGAAGTAAGAAATCAAACCCAATGAAGGGGACACTGGCAcaggctaaaaaaaataaaaatgataggAATAATATCTGTATAAGGTACAAAAAATGGAAACAAGCTGTAAATACAACTAACaaaataaagtgtcaagtgcaacAAATGaatataataacaataaaatattcaCAGTGATAAATAATACACAAAAATGTGCCCATAAACAGCAAAAATGCTTATTTTGTAGGTAACAATAGCCGTGCAATAGAAATTGAGGAAGgggacgaaacgcgcgtcgggtggTGGCAGGAGATGTGTGCACAGGCTGTTAATTACTCACAGGGAATTTGTCCTATATTATTTTATTTCTATTGAACGGCTATGGTTACCTACATTGAGTTCATTTGGGACTAAGGAGTCATAGGACTACTTTTTAACCTAGCCTATATTATTTATATATCTGTTTAAGCATTTTTGATGTTTATTGGCACATTTTTGTTTATTATTTACCACTGTGAATATTTTGTTATTATGGTCATTTGTTGCACTTGATACTTCATTATGTTAGCTGTATTTACAGCTTCTTGTTTCTATTTTTTGTACCTTATACAGATATTATTGCTATCATTTTTGTTAGCCTGTGCCACTGTCCCTTTCATTTGGTTTTATAATAATTTTTGGATATGTAATAAAATGTTGGATTTTTATATCTTATTTTATGTGTCAGCATTGTCAGTATTCCTAACATGTTTCAGGATATTTTGGTACAGACAATTGGGATCAGGTTCAGCTAATTTTGACACTTAACTAGTGTAAGAGACTTTTGATTATATATACAGAACCCAGTGGCTCCATTGCATCATGTGCTGTCTTCTTTCTCATATTTACAGAGACGAAATGGCTTCAGAGTTTGTGTGTTTACAATATATACAGAGAGCGTGGTAGATAGGGAAAAAAAGATCAAACTATTTACCCCAAATTCACCCCCCCCCTCAGTTGACCCTAGAGTCCCATTCTAAAGGCCAATTGTCTTGTCATTCATAGCCATATACATTCACAAGTTTGAGCTAGACGCCCATTCTCAGTCATCGGGTGAACAAACCACGTGGAGTTGATCCGGACTCCCCACACTCCCTGTACTGGAGCTCCCATCTCCCAAGTCTCGTGGTCCACAAGGTAAAAGGCTTAGCTCCGATGAAGCCACGGGGCTGGCATGATGCCTTATGGTAGCCCCGTCTTCCTCCAGAGCCAAAAAAACTTCTGAAAGACATGAATTTTCCCGCACAAGCTCATCCTGACGTCTCTCAAGGTCCGAAAGTTTTTTCAGATAACCACCCAAGTCTTCCCGTAACACTTTGGCTGCGTGGTAGCCAAAGAGTTGCCATTCGCTAGCCAGCTTCTTGCTTTTCAACCTGTCGTCATCCAAAAAGCAGCAAAGGTCCTTCAACTCTCTGTTCTCTTCTTGAAGACGATGATTGACTTGTTTTAGCTCGCGAATTTCCGTTAAGTGGCCTTGTAACTGGCGGTTGACCTCCTTGATAAGACGACCTCTTTGGATAAGGGCGGCCATTTTTTCGGCTTCCTCTTCTCTCAGTTTCCGCACGAGTTCCTCTTTGCTATGAGATAGCATTTCTTCATCCGTCACCTTGGAAAGGTCCCGTCCCAGTAGACCACATTCTTCATTCATCCTGTATATCCTCTTTTGTAGCCACAATAATGTATAATCTGATGGATATTTGAGACTCAAACCCGTTCACGGATATCGTGCCAAAACgtagagaggagaaaaaaaaggagaaatatggAATACAAAATAGGACTAGTGAAGGAGAGCCCGGAGGCTCCTTTTACTGTCTGACAGGATGATGAGCTGAAATGCTGATTATACCCCTTCACGACCCAGGATTGCCCTGGCTTGCTTTGATCTTGCCAGCCAACTGCTTTTAACTGATCCTTTTTTCCACATTCCTCATTTTACTGAACAGATGGGAAAGGTTGAACGTGCCtaagcaaaagaataagaaacgTTAAAAAAATAGAATTCAGATTATACAATTACAATAAATGTGATACTTCACTAGATACATTAAAATGATGTGCCCCAATATAAAAATGCTCTATATTTTTCCTAAAAAGATCAATTAGGTACTTGGAGGCTGTCACTATAAAAAAGTGTTCTGTGCTTTTAAGACGACTCCTATAGGCTCAGAGCGAAAACTGAAGTAAATAAAAGTAGTGAGGCCTAGTTTACCTAAGGTGCAGAAAGAAAATCACTcttagttgcccatagcaaccaatcacagctcagcttttatTTCTTCAGCTGCTCAGGTAAAAtgtaagctgtgctgtgattggttgctaggggcagtTTCTCTTTCACTTTTCATTACTCTGACTTAGTATGTCCAGAAAAGCAGCTATACTTCCAAGCAAAGCAAAATAAAGTACGGTAACTCCGTACAAATGCAGTTCGCAAGGAGCAAATTTTCAGTGTTTATTACAGAGAAATGTAACTTTTAGTGCTGAACTACATAAGCAAACCCCTGACAAAAAGAAAGCTAGTTATACCAAAGGTCCAGCTCCTCCAAACAGCCTTTATATTCGACCGAACCAGAGGCGTAACTTGACATGGGCCATAATGTAAACGGGGCCCCCGATTATTGCAAATCTTTAATTGCATTAGTCTTTTTCTATAAGCCAAAGGGACTATTGGGCCCCCCTAGACTCCAGGACCCGGGTACAATTGCAGTCCCTGCAGCTttgtagttacgcccctggacCGAACCCTATAATTTCGGTAGGACAgaccagccatctaatgtgtatggtggcctcCAGCATCTCCTGAGCCCTGACTAGAGTGCAAAATGTGTAATTATTGACACCAACCAATCAGTAATAGTCTATGTTCGGTACGATAATTGTGTTTAAAACCTAAATTCCATATATTTTCATCCATTAGTGCCTTCCCACGTATGTGCAGTTCCTGATAGGGTGTTGGTTTCCCCATTAGGACGTATATATATGTCCTAAGCTCAGGAGTTGTGCCCGTGTCATTGGCAACGGGAATTGTCTGTAATATACAGATCAGCTCCCATTGTGACTACTGGGACCAAGACTAACTTCAATCACAGCAGTTTAACACTTCATATGCTGCAATCAAGTTTGAGGAGTCTGATAGAGGGAGAACAGTCCATACCTCAGCCCTTTGCCCCCTTACAGCGTGATCATGGGGGGCCGTTTGTTTGCTATTAGTATTGAAGGAAGAGATGCAAACTTCCCCTGTCCGGGGTTCTTGTCTTCCCCAGACAGGGGCAGTGTGAATATCTTTGTTCAATGCTAATAGGAGCCCACTAAaggtggggtcacacatagcgacgcagcagcgatcacgaccagcgatctgaccttatcaggatcgctgctgcattgttacataatcgctggtgagctgtcaaacaggcagatctcaccagcgaccagtgaccagccaccagccagcagcgacacgtggaagcgtaactaagataaatatcaggtaaccaaggaaagcacttctcttggttacccgatatttaccttagttactagcgtccgtcgctctcacgctgccagtgccggctccctgttccctgcactcctagccagagtacacatcgggttaattacccgatgtgtactccagctacgtgtgcagggagctgggagccggcactggcagcgtgagagaggcggacgctagtaactaaggtaaatatcgggtaaccaaggaaagggcttcttggttacccgatgtttaccgtggttacagcttaccgcaggctgccagacgccggctccctgctccctgctcgcttcagttcgtcgctctctcgctgtcacagacagcgatgtgtgcttcacagcgggagagcaacgtccaaaaaatgaagcaggacattcagcaaccggcgacctcacagcaggggccaggtcgttgctggatgtcatacacagcgacagcgacgggacatcgctgctatgtcacagaaaatggtgacttagcagcgacgtcgttgtcgccgtcactgtgtgtgacaccaccttaacacccCATGATCACGCGGCGAAGGAACAATGGGCTGACAGATGCAACATGCTCCAtctctcagactcctcaaatttgaCTACAGCATATgaggtgttaaagggaatctgtcaccatgtttttaacacctcatctgacagcagcataatgtgggggcagagatcctggttccagcaatgtgtcacttactgggctgtttagtgtagttttgataatttactgctgattaaacagtgattttatcattacaggtctacttggcgtgctgccaggtagtccagcatattcatgagctctgcataactgttagatctgccgcagagaaaacattgattgatcaaaatgacagcgaacaactcagtaagtgacacatcgctggaatcagggtctctatctctacattatgctgctctcagatggggagcaaaaatatggtgacagattccctttaaactgctGTGATTTAAGCCAGTCCTAATCACAATGGGTGCTGATTTGAATATCACAGACAATTCCCGTTGAAAATGACacaggcacaactcctgtgccTAGAAAGTATATATACATCCTAATGTCAAAGCCAACAGCTCATGAGGCCTCATTACTAGGCCTATGTGCAAGAATTGCTAAGTATGTCGGCCATAGAATGAAAACTTTCCCCAGTTCATCAGCTATGGAGGACCAGAGTCTACATCGGCCCAGAGCAGCATACATTTTTTTCCTCAACTCTAGCTACTATGGCAACTGGAaacttaacaatgggtggcatggtggTTCCGTGGTTagccttgcagctctggggtcctgggttcaaatcccaccaaggacaacatctgcaaggagtttgtatgttctccccgtgtttgcgcgggtttcctctggatactccagtttcctcccacactccaaacacatacagatagggactctagattgtgagccccaatggggacagtgttgccaatatatgaacctttgaattgtaaagcgctgtggaatatgttggcgctatataaaaataatgattattattaataacaatGGCTTCCAGGTCTGCCATAGACCAAAGCATATTAGATTCTGACAGAGATAATACAACTGGCAGGCTGAGATAATGCTCTGCACTGCATAAGTAATGCAGTATATTATCTATATGATCACTGGACATGTACACACGCAGTCAAAATTTTTGGTACCCCTCGATTAATGAAATAAAATCCCACAAGGGtcatagaaataacttgaatctgacaaaagtaataatacatttaaaaaaaactatgaaaatgaacaaatgaaagtcagagatTGCtgtttttctgcttccacagaatttagaaaaaaataaaactcatgaaatcggccttgACAGAACTGatggcaccctcctcctcctcctcctcctcctcaacttaatatttggttgcacaaccttttgaggcaatcactgcaatcaaatgattcctgtaactgttaatgagacttctgcgcctctcgacaggtattttggcaacTCCTCAAGAGCAACttcctccagttgtctcgtgtttggaggttgccttttccagacgcaatgtttcagctctttccaaagatgctcaataggatttaggtcagggctgatAGAAGGACACTTCAAAATAGTCCAACGTTTTCCTCTTGGCCATTCTTGGGTGCTTTTTGTTGTGTTTTGTGGCATTATCCTGAtgtaagacccatgacctgcaactgagaccaagctttctgacactgggcagcacatttctctctagaatcccttgatagttttgagatttcattgtatcctgcacagattcaagacaccctgtaccagatgcagcaaagcagaccCTGAACTTAACAGAACCTCCTCCATGATTCACAGTAGGGGCAGTTTTGTTTTCTTGATATGTTTCATTTTTCCGTATGTGAACAtatagctgatgtgccttgccaaaaagttccagttTTGTCTCAACTGTCCATAGGATATTCTCTCAGACGCTTTAtgtcttgtcaacatgtagtttggctaattccagtctggcttttttatgttttttttttcaataatgatGTCCTCCTtgatcgtctcccatgaagtccactttggctcaaacaacaacggACGGTACGATCTGTCACTGATGTTCTTTgaacttgaagttcacctttaatctctttagaagtttttctgggctcttttgttaccattcgtattatccgtttctttgatttgtcatcaattttcctcctgtggctatgtccagggaggttggctacagtcccttgGATCTTAAatatctgaataatatgtgcaactgtagtcacaggaacatcaagctgctttaaGATGGTATTATAACCTTtaccatgcttgtctataattttctttctactctcctgagacaactctttccttcgcttcctctattccatgttgagtgtggtacacaccatatcaccaaacagcacagtgagtatctgtagccctatatccaggtccactgactgattacaagattgtagtcacctgtgatgctaattagtggacataccttgatttaacatgtcccttttgtcacattatttgcaggggtaccatcatttctgtccaggcctgtttcatgagttttatttttaaaaatttctGTTTAAAGCattgttgaaaagcaatgtctgactttcatttgtgcattttcatagattttttttatttattattacttttgtcagattcaagttatttctgtgaccattgtgggtttttcttttattaaactAAGGGGACCAACAATTTTGACTATGTGTATATGTGAGCTCTAcagtcagcgtcggactggctaccggacgaatctccagtaatgccaggcctggattcaggtacctgcattgcactccgaagctcacacctgagctctggagtgcagccgagactgtaccacga contains:
- the CCDC85B gene encoding coiled-coil domain-containing protein 85B, which gives rise to MNEECGLLGRDLSKVTDEEMLSHSKEELVRKLREEEAEKMAALIQRGRLIKEVNRQLQGHLTEIRELKQVNHRLQEENRELKDLCCFLDDDRLKSKKLASEWQLFGYHAAKVLREDLGGYLKKLSDLERRQDELVRENSCLSEVFLALEEDGATIRHHASPVASSELSLLPCGPRDLGDGSSSTGSVGSPDQLHVVCSPDD